The genomic interval ACAAACACTTGCCATAAAGAAGGCGAGTGTTTCTCATTGCATCATACTTACTTAACAACCACCTGTGATCCCTTTAGGTTGTGGGTGCAGTATTGTTTTATGACATCCCATACCTTGATCGTACTATCACTGCTTCCGGTAGCCAGCAGAGTTGAAGTACTATCAAATGCCATGCTCACGACAGGAGCTATGTGAATGGCCtacgaaaaaacaaaaaatgagaaACACAATCATGATTGGCCTATAATTTATAAGACTAATTCAACTGACATATAATGTGAATTGATTTAACTGTCAGTATTCTGCAAGGAAAATCTTGATGGGTTATAACTTATAAAACTAAGAATAGCAAGCCTTTGAGCTCTTCAGATGTACTGCATGAATAAGCAGCTGCAGTCTTCTGCAATTTAGTTGCTTCAGATTATAATATTCGTTTTTGTAAAACCTTTTTGTCTTTTCAGGTTTGAGAGAAAATGAATCCATTTTAACTATCATTTATTTTCCCGTGATAATTTGGAATATCAACTAAATTTCACGTCAGGTttatatttgaataataaatacaacattaaaaaataatcacTACCctctttaattttaataatcCTAGTCTGAGATCAGTGCTTGAAAGATCCCTTTGTTTACCACATGGTTGAGAAAGCCTATGGTCTGTGGCTGTGTACCCTTTGTGATTTCCTTTAGCCCTCTCTcctttatattttcttcttacCTTCCACGTTCTTATGCATGTTTCTTGTTTCCATTCCCACTGTTTCAAGAGAAGGCTGCTGTAAGCCACTATCAacatctgaaaaaaagaaaagacaaaaaaaaagcctTCAGTCATTTTTACAGCACAAAGAAACATTACTAGTTCAGCTTTGtattcattattcattcattGTAATGGCAACATCCTGAAATACCAAACAGAAGGATAAGACTCAAAATCTGCTCTAATCTAATCTGCTTGCAGACTACTGGACTTGAAAGAACTGGAATTATATCTTTCTGACATGAAGGAAACTGAAACAGATCTGGACAAGGAAGCTGAGTTTTGTATTAAGAAGCAAAACTCTTAAGAATCTGAAGAATATATACATCAGATTATGACATATTACAATGGAACTCACCTCATCATCGGGTGAAATGATTAAACATGTGACCTCACCTCCTTCCTCCTGCAAGTgaaaaaacataacattttagAGTTTAATGTTGTATTAAATGGAATTATGATTTGACCCAGGAGGTCATGGAAGGTCAACGATTGCATCATGGAATATCAATAATTGCATCACTGCATTCTGTACTGATTGGAGTAACAGGATAATATAATTACAAAAAATGTGACCATTGGCAGTTCACAGATGGCTGCGAGTGTTTTAAATACATATCATATACACATAGTTCACTGCATAAGATGGTAGCACACAGCTACCAGGTGATGTGCTACTGTCCGCAACATGCCTCAAATAAAAAGTGATTGAGATGAAAATAATGTGCTACATCCCTAGCACTCAAAATCAATTATAATTCCTATGTCCCCTAATCAATAGCTTAGTCGAGTACATACCATTACAGATAAGAGGCAAACTGACGAACCATGTTTATACTACAGAGACAAGGTACCAAGATGTGGGATCACAGATTCCACAATCATAATCATTCCCAAACTTAGGTAACTGGTGAACCATGGAGGTCAATGATGACAACTGAATGGAGGTAAGAAAATGTCACCTTCTATCTAATTGTATATCCTAATGGTTCACTTATTTTCTTTCACACAATAATTAACAAATCTATGTTTACATGTGTTTCAACATCACTTGAGTCTATGGGTGATACCAGATAGATGTACAAAATCAATTACGATTACAATTAAGATTGCAGCAAGTCTCACCTGTTTTAGTGTGTGGATTACTCTGCCAGTTTTAGTATCCAGCACATTGACATTATTGCCATAAGGACAAAACAAGTATTGACCATCTTTGGAAACTGATATTTTGCCACCTGTGTAAAAGGCTTCAATCTTGGAAGAAACCCGGAAACTGCCAAAGAAGCAAGCAATTGAAACAGTAATTAAAATGGTTGATAATATATCAAGACAAAACCAGTATGCATTATGAATTAACATAAAGTGTACATAATACAGCAAACCTATGATATGATAGCACCCTATTTAAATTTCCATCTAGGTCTTTCCAATATCTCACCTTACATACAGGTGCTATCAAGTTCGGATGAAAAATGTTATCGTGGAATCGGTGCACACGTATAATGAATGATATTTAGACTAAGCTGAAGTGTAACTTAGGCACTTATTAACagcatgtttacattttaacgTCTAACAAACTATATCGTTCCAAATGACGTATAACATCTATTCCACTTACTTCGTCTTCAAAGATGCCATATTATTATGTAGTCTTTTATGAAACCTGGAATGCAGCAATGACAATCCGAACACTGATAATGTGTGCTCACATTGGCTCGTGCAATGTTGGACACATGTGGAGAGTTACCTTCTGTGGAATTGCATCACAGCTGCGTCTAAATGTTAAAACCTTCATGCCAGGGTATTATCTGggacgtatggaaagccgttttaacatttaataaggaatttcagatatctcgaaataatttcagatatctcaaattaaattacagatatctcttatttatttaagatatctacaaataattgcagatatcttaaaatcaatttcagatatctcgaaataccaggtaatttcagatatctgaaattgaattcgagatatctcgaattcaatttcagatatctcgaattcaatttcagatatctgaaatagaattttggatatctcgaattcaattttagatatctcgaattcaatttcagatatctgaaataaaatttcagatatctcgaattcattttcagatatctcgaattcaatttcagatatctgaaatagaattttagatatctcgaattcaatttcggatatctcgaattcaattacagatatctgaaatttcccgattaaatgttaaaatggctttccatacgtgccattttaacatttaatcgggaatttatgcatatgcatttcagatatctcgaattcaattgcagatatctcgaattcaatttcaaatatcttgaattagaattgcagatatcttgaattcaatttcagatatctcgaattaaatttaagatatctgaaatagaatttcagatatctcgaattcaatttcggatatctcgaattcaatttcagatatctcgaattcaatttcagatatctcgaattcaatttcagatatctgaaaaaaagaaacaatttcagacatctaaaattcccgattaaatgttaaaatggctttccataggGCCGTGCCCATAACTAGTAAGTAGCCAATAGAATTACTCAATCTGAATAAAATTGTGGATAGCCGCGCCTACATTTATGATAGACAGCGTCCTAAACTCGAAAAACTTAGATCTATCCTAAGAGTTTCGTGTCGAATTTCTTGTATGAAAACCTGACTCAGTGATCAGCATGAGGGTTTCATGAAAAATTCAGAAATGACTATTTACACCCAGGACCGTAGCTAAGGGAGGtcgatgggggtgggggggggtggatgatCACAGTCTTTCTACTACCGGGAGTTAATTCGAAATGGCTTACAGTTTGCAAAATACTGAAACAAAGCTGTAGACACCGGGCAACCTTAAACCACATAGTACTAAACAAACGCagttaaaatgatgaaaattatAGCACCTGAACACAAAAGACGTCAGCCaaagcccccccacccccaacccatCCTGAAATAAGGAAGAGTGGCAACGATGATGGCTGCTGGGTGTGTGTCCCCTTATAGAATCTCTTTCTATTATCAAAATTACGTCCTACACACACATTATTTCGtctttaataatattatttgcATGTAAAACGCAATTGAAAATATCTGTTACTACATCGTTTGAAATTAAACTTGGTTAGACACACTAGTGATAGAGATTTTGATATCGAGTACTGGAGTACCATCGCAAAaagaaattatcaaaattaactGAAAAAGCTTTTTAACTCGGGGATTCAAATAGCATATAAGCTAACACTTATAAGCATTTCTAGTGTTCGCTGTGTCCAGCTGTCTTTATTTGAATAAATCAAGTTGAAAGTAACCCATTTCAGTAATGAAAGGATGCCATCAATATTCAATGTTATTTGACAGTTGAAACTAATGGAAGATAGTTCaatcaatctattttaattATTCGGTTTACTTAGTGAACGCACTAGGTTTGCAAACCTAGTAGAGGTAGGAATCAGTCCAATATTCAGTGGTTATTATTTTCCCTTTCCCCGGGAGGCTAAGGGACGTACACTGAAACAGAGCCGTGCATGATGCTCTTGTCCAACTACGGAAAACTTATGCAgccacgacccccccccccccacaatatAAACAACGGATAAACATACAAGCCAACATTTGTAAAACGACAGAACCAACACTTTAAAAGGAAAAACAACACTtttaaaacgaaaaacaaattttttaaaaaCGACCAACACAAATTATTGAAACGAAAaccaaaattaaagaaaaaccCATTCAGTTGCATGTACCGAACACAGAAATTGATACCACTCAAAGTTGTCTTAAATGTCAATTACTTATGTCGTGTTATCATGTCGCCCCAACGGCCCTCAAGCTATGGgacatatatagatagatagattatGAAAATATCGTTTAACAAAAGCTAGAATTGCCTGGATTTCAGCATGGGATAACCCCATGATGAAATATTGCTGAATAAGGCGGTCTCGATCCATACCGAGACTTTTAGAACTGACATCGAAAGTCTGGTAACACCTACCTGCTCAGTCAGATACCAATGTGTGACtacattaattattttctttttcttttattttcgtTATCATTGGTTGCTggttttaaaagttgttttggTTTTAAGCAAACTAATTGCTTCTCGTTTTTGGTTTAAAAATCTGTGTTTTTCGTTTAAAAAATGTTGTCTTCTGTATTTATCcgtggtttatatatatttttgtggcAGGCCCGCATTAGTCTTCTGAACCCGGCAGGGAGTTGTTAGTGAACTCCCTGATCCAACACGGAACCGACAGGAAAACATTGTTACCGCCATCAATTTATTGAACTGGGGTGCTACTAGCATGTTTGTCGTTGGGCACTTTGGTCACCTGGAGAGAAAAAAGTGACGTCGTACATAAATAAACCGGCTAAGAATTAAGGGATTTTAAGCTTCAACTAAATCCGTCTGTCTGCAGAACTCACTTGGTTCGTACTTGATCTAACTTTTGattgcaaatattttctttatttaaccATTCATTACATGCTTTATGAAAAAATTCGATGATTTGGTACTCGGACATGGTTTTAGCCTTTACTCTTTACTTTATTAATCATGCAGTCAATAAACATGTTGCTGTTTTAACTGTGTTTACGACGAGTATGGTATTTTGAAAGCTTAGCCTAGGTTAACAACAGCGTAGTACTCTAAACTTATAGTAATGAtctaacgttaggctagtaCTTAGTTGTCTAGTAGTAGGTGTAGAATGTTGAAGAAACTAACGTGATTATTGTTAAGATAGAACAACGTAAGTTTCTCGATCTAATTTAGGTATGGTATCATGTTTGGAATGAGatgtatttataatatatacataaatctttATAGCATAGCCTAACTCCTTCATCCATGGCTTGAGGTTGAAGGCCTGATAAAGCACACTTTTGTAAGTGTAGGCCTAATACTTATACAAATTACAACATTGTCTTTCTGCCCGAGAAAGGCCTAACATTAATCTTAGGAATGCTGCACCCATTTGTACTAACCACTTGGTCCTATTTGACAGTGACAGTGGCCTATTCACCTGGCACCGGGTGAGTAAGAGTTTCCGCTCTCACTATTTGCCCAGCAGTGAATAAGGAAACTAGGGTTCTAGGCTAGtcttttgtcattttatgaGTTACCCTGGATCCCATGTCTTTTAAGATTCTGCTCATTACTACTAAGCCTAATGAAATGTAAGCCCATTCTGGGAAGTTAAAGATAATGGAAATATGGATACGTATGGATTATTCATCGCAAAACATCCCTCTAGCTTAGTCATATACCATTGCACGTGCAAACTGTACTGTAGGCACTGACAACTATATGCGTGCTCACCGTGTTTGTGAAAGAATTGTTTCTTTGCCtgcttatatgatatgcacTGCCACAAATTTCAATGGAGGCTCTCATGTgatattgttgttttatttcatggtgGGTCCAGTAATGGCGCACTTACACAACATTTGAACTGGCAATTTTTTCTCAAATGTCATATAATATTTATCTAATTCTATCTAGTTTTTCAAATCTTTTAACAATGTGCACAtctatataatacatatatcgACAAGGGTGTTGATGAAAATGTAGGCAATTTGCCGTGGTAGTATCTTTGCTAATTAATAGCCTCATTGTTATACATACCTACCTGCTGTGtacatttcttttattcatttcattgaaTACAAACACTTAGCAACTGATATTAtaaatctctgttataatccttttaatctttcaaacttctaatcctccatcttatttcttatttgttcatgctttcatgattgtacatttttacgtcctttatgtatcattattatgtatcctatttataaattttgtaatttatactggaataaagaaattgaaattgataagGCAAGCTAACATAAAAACTGTTATTGGATTGTGATTGTTTGGACATAGCTTTGcaaagttacattttttttgatatttctcTTATGTGATAAAACACATTGTTGAGAGATAAGCTAACATGCTTGCACACATCAAATGGAAATTTACTATCCATTGCTTAACTGGTAAAATCATGGAATTTCCAAAAGTGTGTCATAAGAGGTACTGCCTCATAATTGTCTTTCTCGACTACATGTACAACAACGTGCAAATTACTTGTTAGtgtcttatatttctttcaaatgttcAATTGCTTAATAAAACCGTTCAGACACTGAAATCTATTCAGATACATTCTTGACAATTCCAGTTCAGCTGTGATGTTCATGCCTATCAAATGCGTGGTCAACGACCATTTTACTCAGCTTTAAGATCAGTGTGGTTCATGCTTGCGAACAGTATTGCAATGAGCGAGGCAGTATTCTAAATTTATGCTACCAATACAGTACCATTGATTGAATATTTAAAGGTTCTGCCACATTAGCATATATATcgagcaatattttttttcatttccattgGCCTCTTTTTAAAGAAGATTTTAATACATAAAAAAGACAGGCTCTATATCGTTTGATACAGCGTTGTAAGTGTTGTCActtatagttttgatgctctacTTCTGTGGTGCCTTCGATGATCAAACCGTGGAAAATGTTGTAATGATAGGGTGTCATCCACAAGCATGTGCAAGTATGTGAATAAATGTGTATGTCACTTACATCCTGGAAATTATATCATTCACATGTATGTCTGTGCTTCTGGACAGTGAATTAAATGGCAACTTTTCAATTGTTGTAATTATTGAGGCTGCAAAAGCCCATTTTTCAGAAGGGTTATTTCCTTTTTACAACAAAGTTGTAAGAAACAAACTGAAGTATCTTTGCTGTGACATAAAACCTAAGAGaagttcttttactttttttcccACTTGCAGCTAAAATACTGACGACAAGTTTCTAAACATGAATGGTAAGTTCAATAGTCACGTACTTTTAGACCCAAGTATTGTTTATAGTCAATTATCATTTTCAtggattttgataaattttgaaTGATCGTCACACACAATTATATACATAATTCTACGGCGAATTTGATATGGCAAATTTGATATTTCTCTTTTCTGAAGCACCAAATGGAAGGCGTTCAAGAACGGGCTTAAGAATATTTCCACCTAGTACTCCACAACCACCTGCCAGGTAAgaggttttttttccattttttttctggttgatagtgtttcaaagagatttcccattgacaGAACTGAATATGTTTTACTACAAAATAATGCAAAATACTGCCTTATAATGAATAAATGTCTCATTCTAACACTGCAATCGATATGATCAAACTTGTCATATAGTGTCATGCAATGCATTCTACAGTCTGTCATTGAATTTACTCAGTGTTCCACAAATTTGACATCAAAAAGCTTTGTTGGCTCATTCATGTAATACCTGCCTATAATTCATCATACTTTGTAGGAATTGGTTACGGCCACGACGTTCATGTATCTATTAAGATAATCCGTTTATATTTTCAGACCTCCAGAAGAGGTTGACAGACAAGCTAAGATTGTCAGCAACGGGAAAGAATATCCCCTGAAAGGGGAAGACCTCTCAAAGATCACTCAGCTCGGTATAGGAGGTTATGGAGTGGTGGACAAGATGAAACATGAGCCTAGTGGAAAAGAAATGGCAGTGAAGGTCAGTAGCATGTTATCACTTTGTATGCTCGATGGGTATGATAGGAAGGGGACATTGATCCGAAGGGGTCAGTCGAGGCACAGTGCTGACAGAATGTAAGCAATTATTACAAGCTAGGCTAGTTAGATCCAAGTGAGCATATGTTCAGGAGACAGGAAGTTTGTGCCATTGGTTAACACCCAAGCTAGACTTTTGACATTCGTTTTCCACTTCCTAAGGATTCATTTCCATTGACTAACTGCTAAAAAGTTGTGGATCAACTCTTATGGACTTCTCTCCTCCAGTCCAAGAAATGGTCCATTAGAGCATCAATAATCTCAGCCAACGTGACCTCTCCAGTCCCCGATTTATATCTTCACATTTTGAATGTCAATTTTGAGGATTTCTGTACTTCTCTTATCTTcaaaaaacttttgaaattatCAAGCTTCAGTGTACAACAAATGCTATCCATCATTGTATCTGTGCATCAGATCTGCCTCTGATATAGGATATGTGTATCTCTTGAATGCGtaaaatcaaaagtgaaattaaCTACAATGACTGACgaccagttcacaacttttgTCGGATGCTTTCGGTTATTGTTTCATTCAACCCTCTTCAGCCAATTTTTAGCTTTCATTTTAAACACAGGATATATAGTATTCTAAACGGAACATGTGAATCTATTCTAGATCCTACTACATGACATTGCAAAAGTTGTTGGTTACAACTCCTCTACACTAAACTTCTCAACTTCTCTACACTAgatataaatgtaaatgtgaatgaaaatgaaaatgtaaataaaaatcCAAAGCCAAATACCTTGACACAAGACAGGAAAATGCAGGCAGGGTGGTGGCAGGAAGGGTGGGGTTAGGGGGCAGGGAGGTCCAGGAGTCAGATCAGTTTTCAGTGGTGTAGCAGTTGCATAATGTGGCCATATATGATGAAAAATCATTGCTGCAAATCCATTCAGGGACCAGAACATTTTGCACAAATATTCACTTTTTTTACCGACGTATTTCTCACTTCTCTTTGACCCTGACAGAGAATCCGGTTTCAGGTTAATACCAAGGAAGACCAGAGGCTGTTGATGGATCTGGACGTATGCATCAGGAGCTCAGATTGCCAGTACACTGTCCAATTTTTTGGTGCCTTATTTTATGAGGTAAGATTTCTCAAAGATTGGTCACATAAGTATCAATTAACGTCAAATTCTCAAAAATGTGCTGAAAAGTgtgttgtattttttaattttgtttattaacTTTGTGCCCATATTTAGCATATCTATCTgctttttattttggtgttatagTATATttccttgtaaaaaaaaaaaaaattggttagaTTTGTTTCGTCAAATTTTAATTGAAGTAGTGAAGCAAAACTTTGCCCATATTTCTGTTACATGTGTTTTATGCTACTTTTGAAAGTGTCCGGCCGAACCAAATGTCGAGAATTGGATGAAATTCATGAATTGTTCACTCAGTAGACATTGATTGGGTGGAAATATGTCGGAGGATGTTTTTACTTTGCTTAATTCCAATCTTATTTAAGAATTACTCACATATGTTTGAAAACCCCCAAAAAGTACAAAAGGAAAGTACAattgaacacattttttttggtttttgtgcTTCATTTTGGGGTTTTTTGGGGTTAACAAACCACCAATTCAATACGCTCACTCACAGTATATTTCATGCTGTGTGGTGTTGAACTGTTGATTGGTGCTCTGTCAAagtttttttcctcttttttcgtttgtttttgtttgtttttgggaCTATGACATAAATTCTGGCTAAAGTCATTCTTTACAATCCTGATTCTGATTATCTATTCCATGTGTTACTCTACAagattttcttttgaaaattgtcCCTGTCGATAATAGCTCTGCAAGGGACGAAATAACTGGGttcgcatagcaatttgctacccaagaattgccagttgctaatcaatattacttttgattagcaaaagatgcagtacctgctaatgctaattgctatttccaagaattgtcGAGCAATTATTGCTAATCAATTCTCTAAAACTATTTCGTCCCTTGTTCTGGTAATGCTTCACTTTTAACAGGGAGATGTCTGGATATGCATGGAGGTGATGGATACGTGTTTGGATAAATTCTACAAGGCAGCCAAAAAGAGAAACATGCAGATGCCAGAAAATATACTCAGCAAAGTAACATATGCAGTAAGTAAATCTTTGATTGACATCCGtgtaaaattgttcaattaccCAGGTGGGAAATTAAGATGGCAGATAGTGGAACAAGTGGGCAAGGGGTGGTGAAAaatgggtgggggaagggggaggagaggggatgGATATGTTTACCAGTTTTGAAACATCGCtgaaaacatattattttagaattgcctttgatgtttgaactgtacagtatttttgtATCACCTtagctttaatgtatttttctatCCTATTATAGGTTTTACGGTGTATACCTTTTAGGCGATATTTTTGTACTATTTGCTTTTGAATGTTtcctgtatattaattgtttccggtttattaattgtttcaattcctgtaaagcTCTTCGAGCAGTGTTGCTGATGAACGCGctatataagtactattttattatttaccGTTTCTAATTCTTTGTTTGCTTATATCAGAGCAATGCATAAGGAAACATACTTCTCATGTTTTCTGGGAAACAGGTAAAGTAGGGAAAATGGAGAAGCTTTTTTTGAGGTCTTAAAAGCATTTAATTTGAAGTGTTGGGTCTGGAAATGTGAGGAGAAATCCTTTATATTCATACCAAAAGAATCGGCCAAAAGATCACGTTTGGATGTATAAACTCTCTTTGTGAAATTTCGCTATTTACAAGACCAAATAGCTGTTTGCATACATGATATAAGAGTTACAATTGTTACGCCTTCTATAGGTTAGCCTAACATTACTTCCTCATTAGCGTGTAGGCTTCATAGTACACTGGTAATACATGTTGtggtcttgaaaaaaaaacccaaaaaacagCATGGAAACCATGTTGAAAATACTCAGATAGTTTAGTTAATAACATATCTAGTTTCGCATTGCAAAATGATCTCCAAAGTTTTATATTCATAACTGGTTTACATTGGGACTGTTCTAAGGATGTTACTGGTGTCAGACAACACTGTTGATAAGTGGGGGTGTACTTTTTAGGTTTGCTATTGCCAGGCCGTCACTGTTGTAGGTCATTAATGTTTTTGCTCGTTACTGTTGTTAGACTTgactgttgttgttattgttgctgTCCTCTATCCTAGTGTCTCTGTTTAGACGATCCTTTGTTATACAACAGTATAGTTATGCTATCAATTTAACAGATCCATTtgcttttatttatatattttcctcTCAACAGACAGTCAGTGCCCTCCACTACCTCCAAACAGAACTTAAGGTCATGCACCGAGATGTGAAACCCTCCAATATACTTGCCAACAGAAATGGCGAAATCAAAGTCTGTGACTTTGGTGTCAGTGGTCAGTTAGTCGACTCCTTAGCTAAGACGATAGAGGCTGGTAGTAAACCATACATGGCTGTAAGTATATCAGCTACAATGAACTCGCACTCTTTATCACAAATCAACCTGGAGATCCTTCataaaagtctttgttttaagaGTAGCTGGTTAATTTTCATGGTCGTATTCCACTTTGTTAAAGATTAACAAAACCTGACAAGATTTGACTTGTGAAAAGACATTCTTGAGCAGTGTTTTATACTGAGCCTTTGTGAAGTTGTTTTTTAAGTGAAACAGTCACAATTAGTTTGTTAGTCACTGCAGTGAATGATGGTGACTGTAATGACTTCAGCttgattcttatatgcaaaataccactttgaaatatgaaaactaTAAACAAGTTGCATGTTGTATGCATAATTGTACTGGACTGTTTTGGAAGCatgaaaataattgtttttcatCACACACACATATGATTGATGGCATCCTATATGCCCAACAAGCTTGTTATGACAAACTGTTCATCCCACTCTCAAATCgcaaattttcttcaaaggaGAGGGAGAGATGCAGTGTCAGACTTTTAAACCAAAGAGATATGGTAACCATAAGTATAGATGTCATAAAGATGTTATAAAGATAAATCGAGACTACAAGCAACAGGAACCTGAATTTAAACAAGAAACCGATTAATATGTCAGcaagaaaaattgtaaatttgtttCCATGTGACAATTTTCA from Apostichopus japonicus isolate 1M-3 chromosome 19, ASM3797524v1, whole genome shotgun sequence carries:
- the LOC139959855 gene encoding dual specificity mitogen-activated protein kinase kinase 6-like, producing MNAPNGRRSRTGLRIFPPSTPQPPARPPEEVDRQAKIVSNGKEYPLKGEDLSKITQLGIGGYGVVDKMKHEPSGKEMAVKRIRFQVNTKEDQRLLMDLDVCIRSSDCQYTVQFFGALFYEGDVWICMEVMDTCLDKFYKAAKKRNMQMPENILSKVTYATVSALHYLQTELKVMHRDVKPSNILANRNGEIKVCDFGVSGQLVDSLAKTIEAGSKPYMAPERIDPTNPAKNKGFDIKSDIWSLGITIMELAENKYPYEKWPTPFKQLQQVVKEPSPKLPGTFSCEIRDFLDQCLQKDAKLRPNYRKLLQHRFITKYAEVTVEDISQFITLVLDSPTDQTGDQG